From the genome of Gorilla gorilla gorilla isolate KB3781 chromosome 4, NHGRI_mGorGor1-v2.1_pri, whole genome shotgun sequence, one region includes:
- the NEUROG1 gene encoding neurogenin-1 yields the protein MPAPLETCISDLDCASSSGSDLSGFLTDEEDCARLQQAASASGPPAQARRGAPNISRASEVPGAQDDEQERRRRRGRTRVRSEALLHSLRRSRRVKANDRERNRMHNLNAALDALRSVLPSFPDDTKLTKIETLRFAYNYIWALAETLRLADQGLPGGGARERLLPPQCVPCLPGPPSPASDAESWGSGAAAASPLSDPSSPAASEDFTYRPGDPVFSFPSLPKDLLHTTPCFIPYH from the coding sequence ATGCCAGCCCCCCTTGAGACCTGCATCTCCGACCTCGACTGCGCCAGCAGCAGCGGCAGTGACCTATCCGGCTTCCTCACCGACGAGGAAGACTGTGCCAGACTCCAACAGGCAGCCTCCGCTTCGGGGCCGCCCGCGCAGGCCCGCAGGGGCGCGCCCAATATCTCCCGGGCGTCTGAGGTTCCAGGGGCACAGGACGACGAGCAGGAGAGGCGGCGGCGCCGCGGCCGGACGCGGGTCCGCTCCGAGGCGCTGCTGCACTCGCTGCGCAGGAGCCGGCGCGTCAAGGCCAACGATCGCGAGCGCAACCGCATGCACAACTTGAACGCGGCCCTGGACGCACTGCGCAGCGTGCTGCCCTCGTTCCCCGACGACACCAAGCTCACCAAAATCGAGACGCTGCGCTTCGCCTACAACTACATCTGGGCTCTGGCCGAGACACTGCGCCTGGCGGATCAAGGGCTGCCCGGAGGCGGTGCCCGGGAGCGCCTCCTGCCGCCGCAGTGCGTCCCCTGCCTGCCCGGTCCCCCAAGCCCCGCCAGCGACGCGGAGTCCTGGGGCTCAGGTGCCGCCGCCGCCTCCCCGCTCTCTGACCCCAGTAGCCCCGCCGCCTCCGAAGACTTCACCTACCGCCCTGGCGACCCTGTTTTCTCCTTCCCAAGCCTGCCCAAAGACTTGCTCCACACAACGCCCTGTTTCATCCCTTACCACTAG